Proteins from one Bacteroides mediterraneensis genomic window:
- a CDS encoding ATP-binding protein has translation MKYPIGIQSFDQIIEDGYVYIDKTDLVYQLTHEGKIYFLSRPRRFGKSLLVSTLEHYFLGHKELFKGLKIDQLEKDWNVYPVFHVDFNGSNFTQAGVLEERLEDYVSDWETHYGLTSEADRLDVGGRFIKVLRAAHEQTGRRAVVLIDEYDKPILDVLDVDTGLEDRHRNVLKAFYSVFKGADAHLQFVLLTGVTKFSQVSVFSGFNQPDDISMDIHYETLCGVTQEELEHYFPQPITDMAVEYGCTPEEMKLQLKLQYDGYHFSKRMTDMYNPFSLLNAMKKNTLGDYWFRSGTPTYLIRLLTHFNENLNELTGKYYRPEEFIDYKADVEQPLPMIFQSGYLTIKGYNMRMNKFLLDFPNNEVKNGFLTMLAASYLKPKQRVEGWVDEVVETLEAGDTNTLRTLFTSFLASIPYTMRRKEDETERERYFQYTFYLIMRMVSVYTVYVEKAQSQGRVDCIVETPQYVYIFEFKLDGTAEEALQQIEEKGYAREYASDSRTLYRIGASFSSETGTIGDWKCI, from the coding sequence ATGAAGTACCCTATCGGAATACAGAGTTTTGACCAGATTATCGAAGACGGATACGTCTATATCGACAAGACTGACTTGGTCTATCAACTGACACATGAAGGAAAAATCTATTTTCTAAGCCGCCCGAGACGCTTCGGAAAAAGTCTGCTGGTGTCCACACTGGAGCACTACTTCCTTGGGCACAAGGAACTGTTCAAGGGACTGAAGATAGACCAGTTGGAAAAGGACTGGAATGTGTATCCCGTGTTTCATGTGGACTTCAACGGCTCCAACTTCACCCAGGCGGGCGTACTGGAAGAACGGCTGGAGGATTACGTGTCCGATTGGGAAACCCATTACGGACTGACTTCCGAAGCCGACCGGCTGGACGTGGGAGGACGGTTTATCAAGGTGCTCCGCGCGGCACACGAGCAGACCGGACGACGGGCCGTGGTACTGATTGATGAATACGACAAACCGATTCTGGACGTACTCGATGTGGACACCGGTCTGGAAGACCGACACCGCAACGTGCTGAAGGCCTTCTACTCCGTCTTCAAGGGAGCCGATGCACACCTGCAGTTCGTCCTGCTGACAGGAGTGACCAAGTTCTCGCAGGTGAGCGTGTTCAGCGGGTTCAACCAGCCGGACGACATCAGTATGGACATACATTACGAGACTCTCTGCGGAGTGACCCAGGAGGAGCTGGAACACTATTTTCCCCAGCCCATCACTGACATGGCCGTGGAATATGGCTGCACGCCGGAAGAGATGAAGCTACAACTGAAACTGCAATACGACGGGTATCATTTCAGTAAGCGAATGACGGATATGTACAATCCTTTCAGTCTGCTCAACGCCATGAAAAAAAATACCTTGGGCGATTACTGGTTCCGTTCCGGCACGCCCACCTACCTCATCCGGCTCCTCACCCATTTCAACGAGAACCTCAACGAGCTCACCGGAAAATACTACCGCCCGGAGGAGTTCATCGACTACAAGGCGGATGTGGAACAGCCCCTGCCCATGATTTTCCAGAGCGGATACCTCACCATCAAGGGATACAACATGCGCATGAACAAGTTCCTGCTCGACTTCCCCAACAACGAGGTAAAGAACGGCTTCCTGACCATGCTGGCCGCCTCCTACCTCAAGCCCAAACAGCGCGTGGAAGGATGGGTGGACGAGGTGGTGGAAACCTTGGAAGCGGGCGACACGAACACCCTGCGCACCCTCTTCACGTCTTTCCTGGCCAGCATCCCCTACACCATGCGACGCAAGGAGGACGAGACCGAACGCGAGCGCTATTTCCAGTACACCTTCTACCTGATTATGCGGATGGTCAGTGTCTATACGGTCTATGTGGAGAAGGCACAGAGTCAGGGACGGGTGGACTGCATCGTGGAGACACCGCAATATGTCTATATCTTCGAGTTCAAGCTGGACGGCACGGCAGAAGAGGCCCTGCAGCAGATAGAGGAAAAGGGCTATGCAAGGGAATATGCCTCCGACTCACGCACGCTTTACAGGATAGGTGCCAGCTTCTCTTCCGAAACAGGAACTATCGGTGACTGGAAATGTATATAA
- a CDS encoding ATP-binding protein: MRNLNRIIFINSANIPYADDIYLDGNVHFIGTQGVGKSTVLRAILFFYNADTQKLGIPVEKQSYTEYYFPYSNSYIIYEVATEQGPFCILSFKSMGRVCYRFIDSPYRMEFFVDEHRTAYSGNDRIRAALDQYGVDYSRIIYTYDEYRNILYGNGAGPEMSRYSLMESKQYQNIPRTIQNVLLNSKLDAEFIKKTIISSINEDETAIDLNTYKEHLKNFETRLRDIEEFQKRETQKQAKEITSLSAQVARQQTALVQGCRELAATFRLTESQLPKAEERKHKAEKERAALLSRRQELQEQSRQRCDKMQEALAILNNELQKAQQKEKEYAHRQIEEIKERAARKDEWKNKQQGLQEEQRILTSHYTEISTKYKSLIQSLDEQWNRIHEAKIKQLEGLNNTFNTRIEEARRQHEAATEALYQEYEQLSQQLHPERSGKQNELTALDYQMQLCRKETFFEAEQEELKHRIQSYTGLHMSKKNRINNAQLVIKELTLKWEEELQKGLKEKDEALMQLQAEHLQLRPRMEELETFLKNSKSTLQGWLKEHKKGWEENIGKLCDESILWQTNLSPKIVDEGTSFYGISISLQDIERHIRSIDDYQAERDKGVKRLAEIQAETLRLQQEKEALEEQLKAKYQPRIKEQKDVISVQEYELEKLEQQYQKDMLDLDDWKKKAEAERAAKLRKLEEEKQRIAAELQEIDGKLNNLNREKSEKLNRLKQEWNRVQQDIAREKETQAGSIRLEDQEEQQRIATEKAEYERQMKQELHSQGADTERLQQIGSQLRDIDRELQFIKEHATLLIEYEKDKRDLIDHIPEWKREQEEQKRQLGQEKDNLRRETSGLQEQIDALHKELQQAEQEVTQLQANLEAYGKIPAYDWYKPHQDIFNPEHPVTVEIHTPRTCLELIDELGRTDSQYMTLQNRLRKEVNLFTGHFDEDNTFKFKTKFTEDWEYLRFAEELHDFVEENKISEFVRRINNEHSDIFKRISMDTSMLTASEDDIQDLIGKVNKGFQTCNFVGVIQCIEMKVEESSNRVVNSLRAIQKYYNEHAYDLAPGTNLFSSENEQLVKQEAIALLRDFIKEIHAYRYDSIRLYDSFELRFRIIENNNDTGFVEKLSNVGSEGTDILVKAMINIMLLNVFKEGASRKFKDFKLHCMMDEIGKLHPNNVNGILKFANDRNIILINGSPTELNRDAYKHVYLLTKGAQSKTRIARLISDQKL, encoded by the coding sequence ATGAGAAACCTGAATAGAATCATCTTTATCAACAGCGCCAACATTCCCTACGCCGACGACATCTACCTGGACGGGAATGTGCATTTCATCGGTACGCAGGGAGTGGGAAAAAGTACCGTCCTGCGCGCCATCCTGTTTTTCTACAACGCCGACACCCAGAAGTTAGGCATCCCCGTGGAGAAGCAGAGCTACACGGAGTATTATTTTCCCTACTCCAACTCCTACATCATCTACGAGGTGGCCACCGAGCAAGGCCCGTTCTGCATCCTGAGCTTCAAGTCGATGGGCCGCGTGTGCTACCGTTTCATCGACTCGCCCTACCGCATGGAGTTCTTCGTCGACGAGCACCGCACGGCCTACAGCGGCAACGACCGCATCCGTGCCGCCCTCGACCAGTATGGCGTGGACTACTCGCGCATCATCTATACCTACGACGAATACCGTAACATTCTCTACGGCAACGGCGCGGGCCCCGAGATGAGCCGCTACTCGCTCATGGAGAGCAAGCAGTACCAGAACATCCCGCGCACCATCCAGAACGTGCTCCTCAACTCGAAACTCGACGCGGAATTCATCAAGAAAACCATCATCTCGTCCATCAACGAAGACGAGACGGCCATCGACCTGAACACCTACAAGGAGCACCTGAAGAACTTCGAGACCCGTCTGCGCGACATCGAGGAGTTCCAGAAGCGCGAAACGCAGAAACAGGCCAAGGAAATCACCTCCCTCTCGGCACAGGTAGCCCGCCAGCAGACGGCCCTCGTACAGGGTTGCCGCGAACTGGCCGCCACCTTCCGCCTCACCGAAAGCCAGTTGCCCAAGGCGGAGGAACGGAAGCACAAGGCCGAAAAGGAACGTGCCGCCCTCCTCAGCCGCCGTCAGGAACTGCAGGAACAGTCGCGCCAGCGCTGCGACAAGATGCAGGAGGCACTGGCCATCCTGAACAACGAACTGCAGAAGGCCCAGCAGAAAGAAAAAGAATATGCCCACCGGCAGATTGAGGAAATCAAGGAACGGGCGGCCCGCAAGGACGAATGGAAAAACAAGCAGCAGGGGTTGCAGGAAGAACAGCGCATCCTCACCTCGCACTATACGGAAATCTCCACCAAGTACAAGTCGCTCATCCAGAGCCTCGACGAGCAGTGGAACCGCATCCATGAGGCCAAAATCAAGCAGCTCGAGGGACTGAACAACACGTTCAACACCCGCATCGAGGAAGCCCGCCGACAGCACGAAGCGGCCACCGAAGCCCTCTATCAGGAGTACGAACAGCTTTCCCAGCAACTGCATCCGGAACGCAGCGGCAAGCAGAACGAACTGACCGCCCTCGACTACCAGATGCAGCTGTGCCGCAAGGAAACCTTCTTCGAAGCCGAGCAGGAGGAACTGAAACACCGCATCCAGTCGTACACGGGCCTGCACATGAGCAAGAAGAACCGCATCAACAACGCCCAGCTCGTCATCAAGGAACTCACCCTGAAGTGGGAAGAGGAATTGCAGAAGGGACTGAAGGAGAAAGACGAGGCCCTGATGCAGCTGCAGGCCGAGCACTTGCAGCTCCGCCCACGCATGGAGGAACTGGAGACCTTCCTGAAAAACAGCAAAAGCACCCTGCAAGGCTGGCTCAAGGAGCACAAGAAAGGATGGGAAGAGAACATCGGCAAACTGTGCGACGAGTCCATCCTCTGGCAGACCAACCTCTCGCCGAAGATAGTGGACGAGGGCACGTCGTTCTACGGCATCTCCATCTCCCTGCAGGACATCGAACGCCACATCCGCTCCATCGACGACTATCAGGCGGAACGCGACAAGGGCGTGAAGCGGCTGGCGGAAATCCAGGCCGAAACCCTCCGTCTGCAACAGGAAAAGGAGGCTTTGGAGGAACAGCTGAAGGCCAAGTACCAGCCCCGCATCAAAGAGCAGAAAGACGTGATTTCGGTGCAGGAATACGAGCTGGAGAAACTGGAACAGCAGTACCAGAAAGACATGCTCGACCTGGACGACTGGAAGAAGAAGGCGGAAGCCGAACGTGCCGCCAAGCTCCGGAAACTGGAGGAAGAAAAGCAGCGCATCGCCGCGGAACTGCAAGAGATTGACGGCAAGCTGAACAACCTGAACCGCGAGAAGAGCGAGAAGCTGAACCGGCTGAAGCAGGAATGGAACCGGGTGCAGCAGGACATCGCCCGGGAGAAGGAAACACAGGCGGGCAGCATCCGTCTGGAAGACCAGGAGGAACAGCAGCGCATCGCCACGGAAAAGGCGGAATACGAGCGCCAGATGAAGCAGGAACTCCACTCGCAGGGGGCCGACACCGAACGTCTGCAACAAATTGGCAGTCAGCTGCGGGACATCGACCGCGAACTGCAGTTCATCAAGGAGCACGCCACCCTCCTCATCGAGTACGAGAAAGACAAGCGCGACCTCATCGACCACATTCCGGAATGGAAACGTGAGCAGGAGGAACAGAAACGTCAGCTTGGTCAGGAAAAGGACAACCTGCGCCGGGAGACCTCGGGCTTGCAGGAACAGATTGACGCCCTGCACAAGGAACTGCAGCAGGCCGAGCAGGAAGTGACGCAGTTGCAGGCCAACCTGGAGGCATACGGCAAGATTCCGGCCTACGACTGGTACAAGCCGCATCAGGACATTTTCAATCCGGAACACCCCGTCACGGTGGAAATCCACACGCCGCGCACCTGTCTGGAACTGATTGACGAGCTGGGACGCACGGACAGCCAGTACATGACACTGCAGAACCGCCTGCGCAAGGAAGTGAACCTCTTCACCGGCCATTTCGACGAAGACAACACCTTCAAGTTCAAGACCAAGTTTACCGAGGACTGGGAGTACCTCCGCTTTGCCGAGGAGCTGCACGACTTCGTGGAAGAGAACAAAATCAGCGAGTTTGTCCGCCGCATCAACAACGAGCACTCCGACATCTTCAAGCGCATCAGCATGGACACCTCGATGCTGACGGCTTCGGAAGACGACATCCAGGACCTCATCGGCAAGGTGAACAAGGGATTCCAGACGTGCAACTTCGTGGGCGTCATCCAATGCATCGAGATGAAGGTGGAAGAGAGCAGCAACCGCGTGGTGAACAGCCTGCGTGCCATCCAGAAATACTACAACGAGCATGCCTACGACCTGGCGCCGGGCACCAACCTCTTCTCGTCGGAAAACGAGCAGCTGGTGAAGCAGGAAGCCATCGCCCTGCTCCGCGACTTCATCAAGGAGATTCACGCCTACCGCTACGACAGCATCCGCCTGTACGACTCGTTCGAGCTGCGTTTCCGCATCATCGAGAACAACAACGACACGGGCTTCGTGGAGAAACTCTCGAACGTGGGTTCGGAAGGAACGGACATTCTGGTGAAAGCCATGATCAACATCATGCTGCTGAACGTGTTCAAGGAGGGGGCTTCGCGCAAGTTCAAGGACTTCAAGCTGCACTGCATGATGGACGAAATCGGCAAGCTCCACCCGAACAACGTGAACGGTATCCTGAAGTTTGCCAATGACCGGAACATCATCCTCATCAACGGCTCGCCCACAGAACTGAACCGCGATGCCTACAAGCATGTGTACCTGCTCACCAAAGGGGCACAGAGCAAGACGCGCATCGCCCGGCTCATCTCCGACCAGAAGCTGTAA